From a region of the Mercurialis annua linkage group LG1-X, ddMerAnnu1.2, whole genome shotgun sequence genome:
- the LOC126665006 gene encoding uncharacterized protein LOC126665006 has protein sequence MMKKWIILGDFNSLISNLDKVGGNDVDMQASDEFKSWVSDANIAKLKKFGNCYTWTNNQHGGDNIWRKIDWCFVNSVWLAEWPESFYETKSPSISIIARFWIMGVHMFKVCQKLKLLRKELRVLNKEKFSEFKARVDKTREMVSKLQSDLHDDPFNKELQDEKRTVSSYLFRLLRWEESIARKKSRMLWIDLGDKNTKYFHRCIKQREAKNKIIILKVADGSIIEDRQQIKEDILRHYKSFLGTAEPNRINANFVVFDEGYVLMKMIG, from the exons ATGATGAAAAAATGGATTATTCTTGGAGATTTTAACTCTCTAATAAGCAACTTGGATAAAGTAGGGGGCAATGATGTTGATATGCAAGCTTCAGATGAGTTTAAAAGTTGGGTGAGTGATGCAAATATTGCAAAACTTAAGAAGTTTGGTAATTGCTACACTTGGACCAATAATCAACATGGAGGGGACAATATCTGGAGAAAAATAGATTGGTGCTTTGTTAATAGTGTCTGGTTAGCTGAGTGGCCAGAGTCTTTTTATGAAACCAAATCTCCTAGCATTTCTATCATAGCCCGCTTCTG GATTATGGGAGTCCATATGTTTAAAGTCTGTCAAAAGTTGAAGCTCCTTAGGAAAGAGTTAAGAGTTTTGAATAAAGAGAAGTTTAGTGAGTTTAAAGCTAGAGTTGATAAAACTAGAGAGATGGTTTCTAAGCTACAATCTGACCTGCATGATGACCCTTTTAATAAAGAGTTACAAGATGAAAAGCGAACAGTCAGTAGCTACTTATTTAGGCTTCTTAGATGGGAAGAAAGCATTGCTAGGAAAAAATCTAGGATGTTGTGGATTGACCTGGGAGACAAAAATACCAAATACTTTCATAGATGTATTAAGCAAAGGGAAGCAAAGAACAAAATTATTATCTTAAAAGTTGCGGATGGGTCTATTATTGAGGATAGACAGCAGATCAAAGAGGATATTTTGAGGCATTATAAGAGCTTTTTAGGTACTGCTGAGCCTAATAGAATAAATGCTAATTTTGTTGTGTTTGATGAGGGTTATGTACTAATGAAGATGATAGGATGA